A region of the Oleidesulfovibrio alaskensis DSM 16109 genome:
GGCGCCGAAGATGTAGGTACCCATCTTGGGGTTCCAGCGGCGGGTCTGGTGACCGAAGTGAACGCCGGTTTCCAGCATTCCTTTCATAGTTACGTAAGCCATTGTCTTTCTCCTGGGGTTTTGTTTCTTCCACACCGGCCGTTACCCTCGACCCGTACCGTCCGCAGACGGGGAACGGGCACCCTGGGCTGATACCGGAGTGTGCTTGATTATGAAAACAGTGCCCTATACGCCGTTTCAGATTCTCTTGCAAGCATAAACATGCGGCGCTTTGCCGCGACGGAAAAGCGGCGCCGGGCGGCCGGAGCGTTTCAATGTGAGTAATCATCTGTTATCCGTGAAACATTGTGGTTTTTCTGTTCCGCATGTTGCCCGCTCGTGATATGGACAGCACTATATTGTTATGGGGCGGAGCCTGTTGTCTGTTTTCGCGTAATCTGTGCCGGAGGATATGATGAAAATAGCGGTGTGCGCCACGGGTGATGCAGCCGGGGATGTGCAGGCGGTGCTTGCCATGCTGGAGGCTCAGGGGCACGGCCCTTCCAGAGTGTCCGTGCTGGAGACGGGATCCGGCGGTGCCGCCGGTGTCAGTGCCGCCGGACAGGATGTGAGCGTGTTCCGTCATAGCGGGGGAGAATCGTTCGTCATTGTGTGCGGTGTGGCCGCGGGGCATGGATTTACGCCGCTGCAGCGGCCCGGGGACGATATACTGGCTGATGAGGAACGCATCCGTACGTGGCTGTGTTCGCTGGAAGGGGTGTTCTGCGCTGTGTGGCATCACCGCTCCTGCGGTGTATGGCTGCTGGTGTCTGATCCGCACGGGGCGTACCCGCTGTACGTGCACGATGCTGACCGGGGACTGTGTGCCGCTTCGGAAATACGTGCCGTGGCCGCTGTTCGGCCTGATGCGCGCCGTCCTGACCCTGCGGGAATGGGAGCGCTGGCTGCCGTGGGGCATATGCTGGGCGGTGCCACCCTGTTGCGCGGCGTGACCCGTTTTCCTGCTGCCTCCCTGCTGCGTCTGGATGATCACGGGCGCGGGCGGTCGCAGATCACGGGGCCTTACTGGCAGCTGCCGGCGGTGGATACCGACATCGGCGTCAAACGCAGTGCCGAGGCCGTCGCGCAGGCTCTGCATGCCGAGGCGGAATGCCTTGTCCGCCGTTTTCCTGAAGCAGCAGTGATGCTGAGCGGCGGCATTGATTCACGTCTGCAGCTGGCGCTGGCTGTGCGGCACGGCGCAGTACCCCGTGCGGTCATTGTCTCTCAGCCCGAGCACAGTGCCGGCGCCGAACGGCGTTTTGCCCGCAGGGTGGCCCGCCAGTTCGGGCTCCAACGCGAAGAGTGGAGTGTCGGGGCGGATTTTTTCAGCTCGTCCGATTATCTGGATTACATGCTGGCATCCTGCACGGGTACGCGCAGCCTGAACCTGTTTATCAGCGGGGTGTTGCGCGCCGTGCCCGTAGGCCAGCAGGGCGTGTGGGACGGTCTTTTCGCCGGCAATCTCATCGGCGGCGGGGCTGTTACCTGCACGCTGGATGAACTGAAGGACCGGCGGTGCCGTGGGCAGGACAACCCCGCATGGCTGGCCTGTTCCGCTCTTTTCCGCGGTGATTTTTTCGAGGCCATGATGGACGGCGTATATGACGCTTTTGACCGCTTCGCACGCGAACACGGGAGCGGTGTCGACGCCGCGGCGCGTTATTACGCACTGGAGCGGATGCGGCACAGGACCGCGGTCAATCCGTACATGTGCTGCAGCGGCAGAAACATTCCTCTTTCACTGGGCAGCGGGCGGCAGTTCTGGGAGGCTGTCTTCCGTCTGCCTGCATCGCTGCGGGGCGGTTTTGCACTATACCGCGCCGTTATAAGCAGGCATTTTCCGGAAATGGACAGGCATCCGTATCTGTGTGCCGACCAGCTGCTCAATATGGGCCGCATGGACATACAGCGCCTGCTCTGCTGGGCGGCGGACCGTCTGCCCTGGCGTCTTGCGGTGGCAGTGGGGCTGCGTTTCGAGTGGCGGCGCAGCCGTTATCTGTCCCGCGCACTGGAACTGGCGGAGTGCCTGCCCGATGACGTGGATATGGATGCTGTGCAGGCGTTGCGCCGGCGGGGGATAGTCAGCCTTGTGGATATGAACATGGCCGAGATGCTTTTGTACCGGCTGGTGCTGCACTGGATAGCGGAAGACGGGGCGCGCCCGGGCTGTTACGGCGGTGCGCAGGCGCTGCTGGACTGAGCGGGGGCGTCTGCTCGTTGCCGCTTGTTTGTCGGGGGCATTTACGATAGCGTATTCACGCGGCTGATTGTGCCGTGCGCCGGAGTCGGGAAAGATTCCGGTGACGTCCACGGTAAAGCAGACCACGTTTTGTGAAAACTCGTGATCTGCCTTTGTTTTGTGTCTTTTTGCTTTCTCTTTTTGCTTTGTGTCTTTTGACCGGATTATGGCATTGTTAAGAACTATATGGTTTTATAGTGTATACATAGCGGTTACCGTGGCCACCATTCCCGTGCTGCTGCTGCGCGGCAGGCTGAATCCGCGGGGCAACGGCGTGCGTAACTGTTCACTGTGGTGGATGGACATGGCGCTGCGGCTGGCGGGAATTCGGCTGCATGCCGACATGAGCGCTGTGCCTGATTCATTGCGGGGAAATCCAGTACTGTTTGTGGCCAACCATCAGAGCAACTTTGACATACCGCTTGTCATGCGCGCCGTGCGGGACTGGTATCCTGCTTTTATGGCCAAGCAGAGTCTGCTCGACATTCCTTTTTTCGGCACATGTCTGAAAGCCGGCGGGCACATAGGTGTGCAGCGCGGCGATGCGCGCAAAGCGGTGCGCAGCATGAAAGCCGCGGTGGAAACAGCGGCGTCTGGCCGGTCGCTTATTATTTTTCCGGAAGGAACCCGCAACAGAAATCCGCAGACGCTGGGTGCTTTCCGCGCCGGCTGTGCGGTTATTGCCCAGCGTGCCGGTCTGCCCGTGGTGCCGCTGGTGCTGGAAGGTTCCGCAGACCTGCTGCCTTCGGGGCGCCTGATGCTGGGCAGCAGGCGCGATGTGAACCTGCGGGCTCTGCCCCCTGTCGACCCTGCATCCTACTCCAAGGATGAGAAGAATATTTTCAGTGATACGCTGCGCGATTCCATGGAAATCGCCTATCAGGAGATGCGTGCATGCCGGAACACCAAGACCCTTTCTTGACGCTGACGCCGCTGGGCGGCTGCGGTGAAATAGGACTGAACTGCACACTGTGGTCAACCCCCGCGGGCAGTGTGCTTGTGGACTGCGGGCTGATGTTTCCGGACGACTACCATCTGGGCGTGGATGTGGTCATTCCCCGGCTTGAGTACATACTGGCGCAGAAAGAGCGCATGCTCGGCATTGTACTGACGCACGGGCATGAAGATCATATAGGCGCGCTGCCCTGGCTGCTTCCGTACCTTCAGGTGCCCATTTACGGGTCGCGTTTCACGCTGGCGCTGGTGGAATCCAAACTGCGCGAGCACAACCTGCTGGACAGGGTGCGCCTGGTGACGGTGGGACCGGAAAAGCCGTGTCCCATCGGCGACATGGTTTTTCATTTCTTTCCCGTGTGTCATTCCATTATCGAAGGATACGGGCTGGGGGTCGAAACTCCTGCGGGACGGGTGGTGCATACCGGCGACTTCAAGATAGACCCCGACCCCATTGACGGGCATTTCACCGACCTAGAGGCCTTTCGCGGTTTTGCTCAGGAAGACGGAGTGGACCTGCTCCTTTCGGATTCCACCAATATCGAGCGTGAAGGCTTTTCCGTTTCCGAGCGTGAAATACAGACCACGTTCACGCGGATTTTTTCTCAGGCGAAAGGTCGTGTGATTATTACTCTTTTTTCCAGTCATATTCAGAGAATACAACAGGTTTTCGACATCGCCGCCCGTTTCGGGCGCAAGGTTGCCGTTTCGGGCCGCAGCCTGATGCATAACGTGGATCTGGCGCGAGAGCTCGGGTACCTGCGCATACTGGGCGGCACGTATGTGGATGCCGCCGACATAGGCGGCATGGCAGACGAAAATGTAGTGCTGCTGGTCACAGGTTCGCAGGGCGAGCCGTTTTCCGCCCTTTCGCGCATTGCCTCCGGCGAGCACAAGCTGCTGGACATCCATCCCGGCGATACCGTCATCATGTCATCGCGGTTTATTCCCGGCAATACCCGGGCCATAACGCGGCTTATAAACAATCTGTACCGGCTGGGTGCAGAGGTGTACTACGACAAGGTGCAGGCCATTCATGCTTCGGGGCATGCGCATCGCGAAGAGTTGCGTCTGATGCTGCAGACCGTGCGTCCGCGCCATTTTGTGCCGGTGCACGGAGAATACCGGCATCTGGTCAAGCACAGCCGTCTGGCCGTGGAGTGCGGTGTACCGCCTGAGTGTTCGCTTATCCTTGAAGACGGCGATCCGCTGACTCTTACCCGCGACGGTGTGCGCCGCGAAGCGCATATCAATGTGGAAAGCGTGCTCGTGGACGGCAAGGGTGTGGGCGATGTGGGGCAGTCTGTGCTGCGCGAACGTCATATCCTTGGCGGCGAGGGTATGGTTGTGGTAGTCATGGTTGTGGATGAAAATATATGGGAGATTCTGGTAGGCCCCGACATTGTCTCCAAGGGGTTTGTATTTGAACAGCATTACAATCATGTGCTGGAAGATGCCAAATGCATTATTCTGGACCTGTTCGAAAATATTCCTCCCGGCGATGTGACATACCTGCAGGACAGGATACGCAGTACCCTGAGGCGTTTTTTCCGCAAGGTACTTGAACGCGATCCTGTGGTGGTGCCCATGGTCACGGTGGTCTGACCGGCAGCAGACGCGGCGGAATGCATGGGTCCGCCGCCGTGTCATGTGTTTTTCGCAATGCAGCGACCTGTGAAGGAGAAAACCTGATGCGCGTGCTGAGGGTACGATATAACGGCCATTCCTTTTACGGCAGGCTGGACGGCAATCATGTGCATTGTCTCAATCCGCAGCTGGGGCTTAACGACCCCATAGCTCTTGAGGATATTGCAGTGCTGCCTGTGGTCACTCCCTCAAAGATCGTCTGTGTGGGGATGAATTTTCGCGACCATGCGGAAGAAATAGGCTTTCCCGTGCCGGAAGAACCGGTCTTTTTTCTCAAGCCCTCCAGTGCCGTGATCGGCAGCGGACAGCCTGTGGTACTGCCTGCCGAATCGGGGCGGGTGGAGCATGAAGCGGAACTGGGGGTGGTTATCGGGCGTGCCGCACGCAATATAACTCCCGAGGATGTTCCGGCGCATGTTTTCGGCTATACCTGCGCCAACGACGTGACGGCGCGCGACCTGCAGTCCCGTGACGGTCTTTTCGGCCGGTGCAAGGGGTTTGACACATTTGCTCCCGTGGGGCCGTGGATAGAGACCGAAGTGCCCGACCTTTCTTCGCTGGGCATCAGAGCCATGGTGAATGGTGAACTGAGACAGCAGGGCAGCACCGCGGATATGCTTTTTTCGCCGCACGAGATAGTGGCGGCCGTTTCCCGCGTGATGACGCTGCTGCCCGGTGATCTGATACTGACGGGAACCCCCGCCGGTGTGGGACCGCTGGAAGACGGCGACGAGGTGCGCGTGGAGATTGACGGCGTAGGACTGCTCATCAACCCCGTGCTGCGGGAACCTTCCGGCAGCGGGCAGGAAGGGCCGGAGTCGGAGCCGCCTGTCCAGTGACAGCAATGAAGGCCTTTTTGCTCCGGCGGAAGGGCTTTTTTGATTTGCAGCCGGCCCGCCCTGTGCCTGAAGCAGGCTGAGCATACGTGCACTGCTTTGTGCCGGTGCGGCAATGACCGCGTGCGCTGCGGGTATGTGGCAGGGGCTTCCGGCTGTCCGTTTCGGCACAGGTCCGGCGGAACATGTGGTGCTGTGTTGGCGGCGCGGGTACGGAACGTGTTTTGCGATGGCATGTGAAATTTTTCCCGAAATCCCTCTTTTATACCGGCGGCCCTTTTAGTATGCTGTCTTACAGCCGGCGTGGTGCCGCGTGTTCAGTTTTCCGGAGGTATAATCAATGGTCACAGCGTCCACATTCATGGGGTTGACGTTTTCTGTATATGATCTGATGCGCATGGGGCAGTTTGTCATTGCTGCCCTGCTGGGCGGTGTCATCGGCTACGAACGGGAAACACGGGGGCAGGCGGCGGGGTTTCGTACCAACATGATTGTCGCGGTGGGTGCGTGCCTGATGATGCAGATGTCGCTGCTGATACCCGAGATGTTCCGCACCTGGGGAGTGGAATCAGTGGTGCGTGTGGATCCCGGCCGTATTGCCTCGTACGCCATTGCAAGCATAGGCTTCGTGGGCGGGGGGGCTATTCTGAAAGGACGCGGTTCCGTTCACGGACTGACCACGGCGGCAAGCCTGTGGATTGTCACGGGCATCGGTCTGGCTGTGGGGGCGGGGCTTATTCTGCCTGCCATTCTGGCAACTTTTGTCGTGGTGACCATTCTTTTTTTTCTGCCCACATTTGTGGGGCGCTTTGTACGGCGTTCCACCAGAATGACTCTTACCCTGTGTCTGTACGGAACCGACATCACCGTCATGGAACTGATGCCTGTGCTTCAGCGTTACGAAGCCTTTGCCATTCAACCGGTGGGCTACGAGCATAATGTCGATTCCGGCATGACTACGTTTGTGTTCCGTGTGCGCGGCAGCGAACATGCCGGCTGGTCGGCCATGGCTTCCAGCCTGCGACAGCTTGACGGGCTGGCCAGCCTGCATATGGAAGAGGCTCCTGTTCCGTAGTGAGCGCAGTGCGCAGGCTGCGCGCACCCTTTGCCGCCACCGGCAGCACATCGTGCCGGACCTCTTTTTGCCGCGGGGGTTGTCATGGCCCGTCACAGGCCTTAGTATACCAATGTGCCGCACTGCATACCGCACGGCACGAGTACAGCGCCGTAAAGGTGAGCCATGGAGGTGCACCGTGAGTACCAGATATCCGCAGCGGGCGCGCGCAGCCCGTGCCAGAGTAAAAGTGGCCGCATTCGATGGTGCGCCATGGCTTTTCATGCTGGCTTCAGCTTTCGGTTTCAGTCTGTGGCAGTTACTGGCAGGCTGATGTTTCTGACCGCAAATCAGGTAGATAAAGCCGCACCCCGTACAGGGGGGGCGGCTTTTTTGTATCCGGCGGTTAGCCCGTATACCGGCAGAAAGCATACTCCGCCGCCCGCACAGTCATCTTTTTTTGATTTTATGCTTGACCAAAGAATAAGAATTGTTACTATTAAATCAAGGGCGACGTGGCAGTCCGCCCTGCCTACCTTCACAAGGCATCGCGACGGAACGGGTGTGGCAGCCCGTTCCGCCGCGGATACAGAATGAGAGTATACGGAGGGCTACACATGAGTGAACTGGCTCGCTTCGGCAATCTTGATATCGACTGGAATCTGAGTCCCGAACATGCGGTGACCATGTATCTGGAATGGGGCAACAACGACTGGCACGCGGAGTATCCGCCTGTGCGCTCCAAGGATGATGTTTCCACCTATTTTGTGGTGGATACCTGGGGGGCCAGACCGGTTGTGCGGCTTGTGCGCAGAAATTCGGAACAAGCGGAAGAACTGGCCACTATCGAGCTGCCCGACCATCTGGCAAACAGATGGCTGCATGAGCATGGCGACCTCAAAGGCATCTGCGAGCCCACCGAAGAGATCAAGGCCTGGCTTAAAAAAGAGCTGGGCCACGAATAGATAGTTTCCTGAAGAAACGCATACCGTTCTTCACCACTCCTTGGACCTTGGTACCCGAGTCTGGAAGGCGGCATCTTATGGGGAGATGCTGCCTTCTCTTTTTTGCATGCCCGCCGCGCGCAGGGCTGCGCGGTGTTGTTTGCCTGCGGCTTCTCCGGAACGGCAAAAGTGCGCAGCGGCACAGGCGGACTGCCGGGCAGATACCATATGCCTGTGTGATGCAAAATGTAGCCTTTTGCTTGCAGATGACGCTGCCGGGCATAAATATACGTATTTCCGGCAGGGTCTTGACGGAATCCGGTAACTGTGACCTTATGGACGTGTCTCTCCTTTATCCGATGTTATACGGATAGCTGGCAGAAATTTCCGGTATGCCGCGCGTCTGCGCGGCTGGTGGGAGTTTATGTTGAAACCGCGTACTGAAGCCGGAGATTTTCCGGCGCGTCCGTAACCGGCGGGCGTTCATGCAGACGTATTTCCCTGGCTATTTGAATCAGGAGGTCCTTATGAAGCCGGAAGAATTCGCAAAGCGTTTTTTTGACACTGCTGCCGAAATGGGATGCAACCTCACCGATCGGGGTAACATCCAGTGCAAGGGCGGTAAAAACCTGTCGCAGGGCAAGGTGGCACGCCTGTGGCAGCGTTACGGTGAAGAGTGCGTCCGTTGCGCCAAGGCTGATTTTCCGCACGATGCCAACGGGCTGAAACAGTTCCGCCAGATTGCCGAGCGGACTCTGCAGGCCTGATACTCCGGCCGCTTTGTGTATCTATGCAGGCCGCGCTGTACCGCGCGGCCTTTTTTTGTGCATCGGCTGCCGGGGCTCATGCGCGGGCAGGCACAAAAAAAAGCGGCAGCCCGAGTTGTCGTACAGGTCCGCGGCACGGCAGGCAAAATCTGTTGACAGTAAAGGCACCTCGGCCGAGTATCCGCGTTCCGGTATGCGGGGGAAAGCTGCCATTATGCATACCGGTAATTATTTGCAGGAGTGCGTGCATGCAGGAAGGAAAAGGAATCGGTTATGTGGCTGCTTTTGCAGCCATTGTGTTGTGGTCTGGCAACTTTGTCGTGGCCAGACTGCTTAACGAGGCGCTTTCCCCTTTGGCGACTTCGTTCTGGCGCTGGGGTATTGCCAGCGCTGCGCTGCTGCCGCTGGGCTGGAGTGCGTTCCGCCGTGACTGGCCGGCCATTGTGGCGCATAAATGGTATTTTCTGCTTACGGCGTTTGTGGGCATAACCATTTTCAATACCATGGTGTATATGGCCGGACGTACCTCTGCGGCGGTCAACCTGTCGCTTATAGCCACGTCATCGCCTGTGTTCATGTTTCTGTTTGCCAGAATTTTTCTGGGCGAGGCGATCAGCCCCCGTCGTGTGGCCGGGCTTGTGGTGGCGCTTTGCGGGGTGCTGGTACTTATTTCACGGGGGCACGTTCAGGCTCTGCTTCAGCTTGAATTCACTCAGGGCGATTTGTGGATGCTGCTGGCAGCCGTATGTTTTGCCGTGTATTCCGTGCTTGCCCGTCAGCGGCCGCAGGGGGTTTCGCAGAGCGCTTTTCTGGTAGCCACATTTATTCCCGGACTGATCATGCTTACACCTGCCTATGTGGCAGATGCCTGGACAGGGCCGGCCGTGCAGTTCACACCTCTGGTGGTCGGCTGCCTGCTGTACATAGGGTTAGGCGCTTCGCTCACCGCCTATTTCCTCTGGAACAAGGCCGTCGGCATTCTCGGTTCTTCCCTTGCGGGTGTGCTGTATTACTCGATACCTGTTTTTGCCGGACTGGCAGCGTATCTGCTGCTGGGTGAGCCGGTA
Encoded here:
- a CDS encoding MgtC/SapB family protein, whose product is MVTASTFMGLTFSVYDLMRMGQFVIAALLGGVIGYERETRGQAAGFRTNMIVAVGACLMMQMSLLIPEMFRTWGVESVVRVDPGRIASYAIASIGFVGGGAILKGRGSVHGLTTAASLWIVTGIGLAVGAGLILPAILATFVVVTILFFLPTFVGRFVRRSTRMTLTLCLYGTDITVMELMPVLQRYEAFAIQPVGYEHNVDSGMTTFVFRVRGSEHAGWSAMASSLRQLDGLASLHMEEAPVP
- a CDS encoding lysophospholipid acyltransferase family protein, with amino-acid sequence MLRTIWFYSVYIAVTVATIPVLLLRGRLNPRGNGVRNCSLWWMDMALRLAGIRLHADMSAVPDSLRGNPVLFVANHQSNFDIPLVMRAVRDWYPAFMAKQSLLDIPFFGTCLKAGGHIGVQRGDARKAVRSMKAAVETAASGRSLIIFPEGTRNRNPQTLGAFRAGCAVIAQRAGLPVVPLVLEGSADLLPSGRLMLGSRRDVNLRALPPVDPASYSKDEKNIFSDTLRDSMEIAYQEMRACRNTKTLS
- a CDS encoding fumarylacetoacetate hydrolase family protein gives rise to the protein MRVLRVRYNGHSFYGRLDGNHVHCLNPQLGLNDPIALEDIAVLPVVTPSKIVCVGMNFRDHAEEIGFPVPEEPVFFLKPSSAVIGSGQPVVLPAESGRVEHEAELGVVIGRAARNITPEDVPAHVFGYTCANDVTARDLQSRDGLFGRCKGFDTFAPVGPWIETEVPDLSSLGIRAMVNGELRQQGSTADMLFSPHEIVAAVSRVMTLLPGDLILTGTPAGVGPLEDGDEVRVEIDGVGLLINPVLREPSGSGQEGPESEPPVQ
- a CDS encoding ribonuclease J encodes the protein MPEHQDPFLTLTPLGGCGEIGLNCTLWSTPAGSVLVDCGLMFPDDYHLGVDVVIPRLEYILAQKERMLGIVLTHGHEDHIGALPWLLPYLQVPIYGSRFTLALVESKLREHNLLDRVRLVTVGPEKPCPIGDMVFHFFPVCHSIIEGYGLGVETPAGRVVHTGDFKIDPDPIDGHFTDLEAFRGFAQEDGVDLLLSDSTNIEREGFSVSEREIQTTFTRIFSQAKGRVIITLFSSHIQRIQQVFDIAARFGRKVAVSGRSLMHNVDLARELGYLRILGGTYVDAADIGGMADENVVLLVTGSQGEPFSALSRIASGEHKLLDIHPGDTVIMSSRFIPGNTRAITRLINNLYRLGAEVYYDKVQAIHASGHAHREELRLMLQTVRPRHFVPVHGEYRHLVKHSRLAVECGVPPECSLILEDGDPLTLTRDGVRREAHINVESVLVDGKGVGDVGQSVLRERHILGGEGMVVVVMVVDENIWEILVGPDIVSKGFVFEQHYNHVLEDAKCIILDLFENIPPGDVTYLQDRIRSTLRRFFRKVLERDPVVVPMVTVV
- a CDS encoding DMT family transporter, which encodes MQEGKGIGYVAAFAAIVLWSGNFVVARLLNEALSPLATSFWRWGIASAALLPLGWSAFRRDWPAIVAHKWYFLLTAFVGITIFNTMVYMAGRTSAAVNLSLIATSSPVFMFLFARIFLGEAISPRRVAGLVVALCGVLVLISRGHVQALLQLEFTQGDLWMLLAAVCFAVYSVLARQRPQGVSQSAFLVATFIPGLIMLTPAYVADAWTGPAVQFTPLVVGCLLYIGLGASLTAYFLWNKAVGILGSSLAGVLYYSIPVFAGLAAYLLLGEPVGFIHLASGLLVIGGILLATRG
- a CDS encoding asparagine synthetase B family protein, whose product is MMKIAVCATGDAAGDVQAVLAMLEAQGHGPSRVSVLETGSGGAAGVSAAGQDVSVFRHSGGESFVIVCGVAAGHGFTPLQRPGDDILADEERIRTWLCSLEGVFCAVWHHRSCGVWLLVSDPHGAYPLYVHDADRGLCAASEIRAVAAVRPDARRPDPAGMGALAAVGHMLGGATLLRGVTRFPAASLLRLDDHGRGRSQITGPYWQLPAVDTDIGVKRSAEAVAQALHAEAECLVRRFPEAAVMLSGGIDSRLQLALAVRHGAVPRAVIVSQPEHSAGAERRFARRVARQFGLQREEWSVGADFFSSSDYLDYMLASCTGTRSLNLFISGVLRAVPVGQQGVWDGLFAGNLIGGGAVTCTLDELKDRRCRGQDNPAWLACSALFRGDFFEAMMDGVYDAFDRFAREHGSGVDAAARYYALERMRHRTAVNPYMCCSGRNIPLSLGSGRQFWEAVFRLPASLRGGFALYRAVISRHFPEMDRHPYLCADQLLNMGRMDIQRLLCWAADRLPWRLAVAVGLRFEWRRSRYLSRALELAECLPDDVDMDAVQALRRRGIVSLVDMNMAEMLLYRLVLHWIAEDGARPGCYGGAQALLD
- a CDS encoding DVU0772 family protein, producing the protein MSELARFGNLDIDWNLSPEHAVTMYLEWGNNDWHAEYPPVRSKDDVSTYFVVDTWGARPVVRLVRRNSEQAEELATIELPDHLANRWLHEHGDLKGICEPTEEIKAWLKKELGHE